A genomic stretch from Budorcas taxicolor isolate Tak-1 chromosome 15, Takin1.1, whole genome shotgun sequence includes:
- the LOC128060538 gene encoding olfactory receptor 52N4-like, producing the protein MRILNQTDLTPASFILTGIPGLEDRHLWISLPFCTMYVVAVVDNCGLLYLICYEDSLHRSMYYFLAILSLTDLVMCTTTIPKALCIFWFHLKEISFDECLVQMFFIYAFTGMESGVLMLMALDRYVAICYPLRYSTILTNPIIAKAGLVTFLRGVLLVIPLTFIIKRLPYCRGNIIHHTYCDHMAVAKLSCGNIKINVIYGLMVALLIGGFDILCISVSYTMILCTVVSLSSAEARWKAFSTCTAHICAIVFSYSPAFFCFFSHRFGGHRIPPSCHIIVANIYLLLPPTMNPIVYGVKTKQIRDCVIRILLGSKDTKSHSI; encoded by the coding sequence ATGAGAATTCTGAATCAAACAGACTTGACACCAGCTTCATTCATTCTTACTGGAATCCCAGGCCTGGAGGACAGGCATTTATGGATTTCTTTGCCATTCTGCACAATGTATGTTGTGGCTGTGGTTGATAATTGTGGACTCCTCTACCTCATTTGCTATGAGGATTCCTTGCACAGGTCCATGTATTACTTTTTGGCCATACTTTCTCTAACTGACCTTGTCATGTGCACTACTACAATTCCTAAAGCCCTCTGCATTTTCTGGTTCCATCTTAAAGAAATCAGCTTTGATGAATGCCTAGTCCAGATGTTCTTCATCTATGCCTTCACAGGGATGGAGTCTGGGGTGCTTATGCTTATGGCCTtagaccgctatgtggccatctgctaCCCTCTGCGCTACTCAACTATCCTCACCAATCCTATTATTGCAAAGGCTGGGCTTGTCACTTTCCTGAGAGGTGTGTTGCTTGTCATTCCCTTGACTTTCATCATCAAAAGACTACCCTATTGCAGAGGCAATATCATACACCATACCTACTGTGACCACATGGCTGTAGCCAAGTTATCTTGTGGAAATATCAAGATCAATGTCATCTATGGTCTGATGGTTGCCCTCCTGATAGGGGGTTTTGACATCTTGTGCATCTCAGTCTCCTACACAATGATCCTCTGCACGGTGGTCAGCCTCTCCTCAGCAGAAGCTCGGTGGAAGGCCTTCAGCACCTGCACTGCGCACATCTGTGCTATAGTTTTCTCCTATAGCCCAgccttcttttgtttcttttcccaccGCTTTGGGGGTCACAGGATTCCTCCATCATGCCACATCATTGTGGCCAATATTTATTTGCTCTTGCCTCCCACCATGAACCCTATCGTCTATGGAGTGAAAACCAAGCAGATAAGAGACTGTGTCATAAGGATCCTTTTAGGTTCTAAGGATACTAAATCCCACAGCATATAA
- the LOC128059855 gene encoding putative olfactory receptor 56B2 — protein MFQDLRDSNSSKFQVSEFILLGFPGIHSWQHWLSLPLALLYLLALSANILILIIINKEATLHQPMYHFLGILAVVDMGMPTNIMPKILAILWFNAKSISLPECFLQMYAIHTFMLMESGIFVCMAIDRYVAICRPLHYPSIINKSFVVKATVFITLRNSLSSIPVPVLAAQRHYCSKNQIKHCLCSTLGVTSLSCDDKRINSVYQLLLAWTLMGSDLGLIIISYVLILHSVLKLHSAEAASKALSTCTSHLILILFFYTILIVLSVTHGATKTVPLIPVLLNVLENVIPPALNPMVYALKNKDLRHGLYKFLKLNC, from the coding sequence ATGTTCCAGGATCTCAGAGATTCCAACAGCTCAAAGTTCCAGGTCTCTGAGTTCATTCTTTTGGGATTCCCAGGCATTCACAGCTGGCAACACTGGCTATCCCTGCCCCTGGCTCTGCTCTACCTCTTAGCTCTCAGCGCCAACATCCTTATCCTGATCATCATCAATAAGGAGGCAACACTGCACCAGCCCATGTACCATTTCCTGGGCATCCTGGCCGTGGTAGATATGGGCATGCCTACCAACATCATGCCCAAGATTTTGGCGATCTTGTGGTTCAATGCTAAGTCTATCAGTCTCCCTGAGTGCTTTCTGCAAATGTATGCCATACATACATTTATGCTTATGGAATCAGGCATCTTTGTCTGCATGGCTATAGATAGATATGTAGCCATCTGTCGACCGCTACACTATCCATCAATAATCAACAAATCTTTTGTGGTCAAAGCCACTGTGTTCATAACACTCAGAAACAGTCTGTCTTCTATCCCTGTGCCTGTGTTGGCTGCTCAGAGACACTATTGCTCAAAAAACCAAATCAAGCACTGTCTGTGTTCTACTCTTGGAGTCACTAGCCTATCCTGTGATGACAAGAGAATCAACAGTGTCTATCAGTTACTTCTGGCCTGGACACTCATGGGAAGTGACTTGGGTTTGATTATTATATCCTATGTTCTAATTCTTCACTCTGTGCTGAAACTGCACTCAGCAGAAGCTGCATCCAAGGCCTTAAGTACTTGCACTTCCCACCTTATCCTAATCCTTTTTTTCTATACAATTCTTATTGTCCTTTCTGTCACCCATGGTGCAACAAAGACAGTTCCCCTCATCCCAGTTCTACTCAATGTACTTGAAAATGttattcctcctgccctcaaccccatGGTCTATGCACTTAAGAACAAGGACCTGAGACATGGCTTATATAAGTTCCTTAAGCTGAATTGCTAA